One segment of Nocardioides sp. QY071 DNA contains the following:
- the ffh gene encoding signal recognition particle protein, with protein MFATLSDRLNATFKNLRGKGRLSEADIDATAREIRIALLEADVALPVVKEFVAAIKERARGEEVSGALNPAQQVVKIVNDELIEILGGETRRLRYAKTGPTVIMLAGLQGAGKTTLAAKLALWLKEQGKTPMLVACDLQRPNAVQQLQVNGEKVGVPVYAPEPGNGVGDPVSVAKASIEEAKRKLHDVVIVDTAGRLGVDAEMMGQAAAIRDAVQPDEVLFVVDAMIGQDALVTAQAFLDGVGYDGVVLTKLDGDARGGAALSIRQVTGKPVMFASSGEKMTDFDVFHPDRMASRILDMGDVLTLIEQAEKAFDQEEALKAAEKLTQGDFTLDDFLAQMQQLKKLGSMQKILGMLPGMGQVREQLENFDDREIDRIEAVIRSMTPAERANPKLIDGSRRARIAKGSGRSVSDVNQLVDRFFEARKMMMQMARGGGMPGMPGMPGMGGPGGGKRVSAKQKAKQAKGKGARRSGNPAKAAQDAAAAKAKAAESKPNPFGIGQDIDYEAAAENLQLPKDFSKFLK; from the coding sequence TTGTTCGCCACACTGTCCGACCGCCTCAACGCGACCTTCAAGAACCTCCGCGGCAAGGGGCGGCTCTCCGAGGCCGACATCGACGCCACCGCCCGGGAGATCCGGATCGCGCTGCTCGAGGCCGACGTCGCGCTGCCGGTCGTCAAGGAGTTCGTCGCTGCGATCAAGGAGCGTGCCCGCGGCGAGGAGGTCAGCGGTGCGCTGAACCCCGCCCAGCAGGTCGTCAAGATCGTCAACGACGAGCTGATCGAGATCCTCGGTGGCGAGACCCGCCGGCTGCGCTACGCCAAGACCGGTCCGACGGTCATCATGCTCGCGGGTCTGCAGGGTGCCGGAAAGACCACTCTCGCGGCCAAGCTCGCGCTGTGGCTCAAGGAGCAGGGCAAGACCCCGATGCTCGTGGCCTGCGACCTGCAGCGCCCGAACGCCGTCCAGCAGCTCCAGGTCAACGGTGAGAAGGTCGGCGTCCCGGTCTACGCCCCGGAGCCGGGCAACGGCGTCGGCGACCCGGTCTCGGTCGCGAAGGCCTCCATCGAGGAGGCCAAGCGCAAGCTCCACGACGTGGTCATCGTCGACACCGCGGGCCGCCTCGGCGTCGACGCGGAGATGATGGGCCAGGCCGCCGCCATCCGCGACGCCGTCCAGCCCGACGAGGTCCTCTTCGTCGTCGACGCGATGATCGGCCAGGACGCGCTGGTCACCGCCCAGGCCTTCCTCGACGGGGTCGGGTACGACGGCGTCGTGCTCACCAAGCTCGACGGCGACGCCCGCGGTGGTGCCGCCCTGTCCATCCGGCAGGTCACCGGCAAGCCGGTCATGTTCGCCTCCTCCGGCGAGAAGATGACCGACTTCGACGTCTTCCACCCCGACCGGATGGCCTCGCGCATCCTGGACATGGGCGACGTCCTCACCCTGATCGAGCAGGCCGAGAAGGCCTTCGACCAGGAGGAGGCCCTCAAGGCCGCCGAGAAGCTCACCCAGGGCGACTTCACCCTCGACGACTTCCTCGCGCAGATGCAGCAGCTGAAGAAGCTCGGCTCGATGCAGAAGATCCTCGGGATGCTGCCCGGCATGGGCCAGGTCCGTGAGCAGCTCGAGAACTTCGACGACCGCGAGATCGACCGGATCGAGGCCGTCATCCGCTCGATGACGCCGGCCGAGCGCGCCAACCCCAAGCTCATCGACGGCTCGCGCCGGGCCCGCATCGCCAAGGGCTCGGGCCGCAGCGTCTCCGACGTCAACCAGCTCGTCGACCGCTTCTTCGAGGCGCGCAAGATGATGATGCAGATGGCCCGTGGCGGCGGGATGCCCGGAATGCCGGGGATGCCCGGCATGGGCGGTCCCGGCGGCGGCAAGCGGGTCAGCGCGAAGCAGAAGGCCAAGCAGGCCAAGGGCAAGGGCGCGCGCCGCTCGGGCAACCCGGCCAAGGCCGCCCAGGACGCCGCCGCCGCGAAGGCGAAGGCCGCCGAGTCGAAGCCGAACCCGTTCGGCATCGGACAGGACATCGACTACGAGGCCGCTGCCGAGAACCTGCAGCTGCCGAAGGACTTCTCCAAGTTCCTGAAGTAG
- a CDS encoding histidine phosphatase family protein, translated as MKRRTRLSALAATIAVLATTPAVVGLQGAEADPKPKQAFPGYDILFVRHANSTYPVPEEELSPLGIQQAAKLVDFLHDAPVESVDSSIMVRTFQTADGVAADHDVPVLADEDLREVELVSKDERVAGGIMASWVMDPSTRGDDFGGAENYYDVKERWDRWWTQYAREHRNDRGTGVVVAHGGIYGLMLPETCANKPQLPFSERFPGNTEMIKAHLNPNGTLVCTAFGVSPDPASMPNRDGSPHYYYEVDPVTGVATQVTSPLS; from the coding sequence ATGAAGCGCCGTACCCGACTCTCCGCCCTCGCCGCGACGATCGCCGTCCTCGCCACGACGCCTGCCGTGGTGGGCCTGCAGGGGGCCGAGGCCGACCCGAAGCCCAAGCAGGCGTTCCCCGGCTACGACATCCTCTTCGTCCGGCACGCCAACAGCACCTACCCGGTCCCGGAGGAGGAGCTGTCACCCCTGGGCATCCAGCAGGCGGCGAAGCTGGTCGACTTCCTGCACGACGCACCCGTCGAGTCGGTCGACTCCTCGATCATGGTCCGGACCTTCCAGACCGCCGACGGCGTCGCCGCGGACCACGACGTCCCGGTCCTGGCCGACGAGGACCTGCGCGAGGTCGAGCTCGTGTCCAAGGACGAGCGCGTCGCGGGCGGGATCATGGCCAGCTGGGTGATGGACCCCTCGACCCGCGGCGACGACTTCGGCGGCGCCGAGAACTACTACGACGTCAAGGAGCGCTGGGACCGCTGGTGGACCCAGTACGCCCGGGAGCACCGCAACGACCGCGGCACCGGGGTGGTCGTCGCCCACGGCGGCATCTACGGCCTGATGCTGCCCGAGACCTGCGCCAACAAGCCGCAGCTGCCGTTCTCGGAGCGGTTCCCGGGCAACACGGAGATGATCAAGGCCCACCTCAACCCCAACGGCACCCTCGTCTGCACCGCCTTCGGCGTCAGCCCCGACCCGGCGAGCATGCCCAACCGCGACGGCTCCCCGCACTACTACTACGAGGTCGACCCGGTGACCGGCGTCGCCACCCAGGTGACCTCGCCCCTCTCCTGA
- a CDS encoding AAA family ATPase, with translation MSALQRPLLDLSGMNYDQADFEARVEDEYLLLKAREEARRRVEVERSAEVDLDALFLDRDQLDELSVPTYLIPGVIPRHAYGVLRGRDQSFKSFVALDWSLTIASGGFWDMAPVEQARVLYIAGEGAWGLRQRLAAWEERRGARIDPKRFTVRQVALNLHRPGPAFEHLLAHVEERRYDLVVVDTLRRVSGAADGNSSEMGAVVDNLDQIKHATADGSVLVVAHTDKGDSDSRGYSGIEDDADFVWHARREGLDLDLELTKMKDGPDGRHVYLRAWPVLDSLVLAPATRTAEPDRDSASEIALLGLLHQSFPDGTHGGILRDASGMPKATFYRVLANLVQRGRVLKTGSQQRPFYTPADLAGPTEVSSPIDARSHGVSPESQRVPRVSRPLGSETSETHTGSETAATAGAAGESPRPVPPLAALAGELSDEQRALLGRLAPTNEEA, from the coding sequence GTGAGCGCCCTGCAGCGACCTCTGCTCGACCTCTCGGGCATGAACTACGACCAGGCGGACTTCGAGGCCCGCGTCGAGGATGAGTACCTGCTCCTCAAGGCCAGGGAGGAGGCTCGTCGTCGCGTCGAAGTCGAGCGATCGGCCGAGGTCGACCTCGACGCGCTCTTCCTCGACCGCGACCAGCTCGACGAGCTCAGCGTCCCGACGTACCTGATCCCTGGGGTGATCCCGCGGCACGCGTACGGCGTCCTGCGCGGCCGCGACCAGAGCTTCAAGAGCTTCGTCGCGCTCGACTGGTCCTTGACGATCGCCAGCGGGGGCTTCTGGGACATGGCGCCCGTTGAGCAGGCCCGCGTGCTCTACATCGCCGGGGAAGGCGCCTGGGGCCTGCGCCAGCGCCTCGCGGCTTGGGAGGAGCGCCGCGGCGCCCGGATCGACCCGAAGCGCTTCACGGTGCGACAGGTCGCGCTCAATCTCCACCGGCCAGGACCCGCCTTCGAGCACCTGCTGGCCCACGTCGAAGAGCGTCGCTACGACCTGGTCGTCGTCGACACCCTGCGGCGCGTGTCCGGCGCCGCGGACGGCAACAGCTCGGAGATGGGCGCCGTCGTCGACAACCTCGACCAGATCAAGCACGCCACCGCGGATGGAAGCGTGCTGGTCGTAGCCCACACCGACAAGGGCGACAGCGACAGCCGTGGCTACTCGGGCATCGAGGACGACGCGGATTTCGTCTGGCACGCGCGCCGCGAAGGGCTAGACCTGGACCTCGAGCTGACCAAGATGAAGGACGGCCCCGACGGCCGGCACGTCTACCTGCGCGCGTGGCCGGTGCTCGATTCGCTTGTCCTCGCTCCAGCCACACGCACCGCCGAGCCAGACCGTGACAGCGCCTCCGAGATCGCCCTGCTTGGGCTGCTCCACCAGTCGTTCCCCGACGGCACCCACGGCGGCATCCTGCGCGACGCGAGCGGCATGCCCAAGGCCACGTTCTACCGCGTCCTGGCGAACCTGGTGCAGCGCGGGAGGGTGCTCAAGACCGGGTCTCAGCAGCGCCCGTTCTACACACCAGCGGATCTCGCTGGTCCCACCGAAGTCTCATCGCCAATCGACGCTCGGTCTCACGGTGTCTCGCCAGAGTCCCAACGAGTCCCACGGGTCTCACGACCTTTAGGGAGTGAGACCAGTGAGACACACACAGGAAGCGAGACAGCAGCGACAGCGGGTGCTGCTGGGGAATCTCCGCGCCCGGTGCCTCCACTGGCTGCCCTGGCTGGCGAACTCAGCGACGAGCAGCGTGCGCTGCTCGGCCGTCTCGCCCCGACGAACGAGGAAGCCTGA
- a CDS encoding tyrosine-type recombinase/integrase, which produces MRPSELEAFVPSWTIHLRAERKTAGTIKTYLDGVRPYLAWCVEQEAEPLARGSLQAWTAELLDAGRSPSTAKTRMQAVRHFTRWLAEEGEIDGNPFDRMRPPKVDMPVVPVLSDDQVSAMLKACQPVRAEDRTGLPSLRHRRDEAIIRLMHETGLRASECLNLELPDVDLVKGLAIVRRGKGGKGRTVPFGAQTAKALDRYLRVRRLHRLADGPRLWLGDRGKELAYGGLYWALGERAKQAGIDGFHPHQLRHTSVDRWLAKGGSETGAMAMHGWSSPEMLQRYGKANREQRAIDEARKLNLGDL; this is translated from the coding sequence ATGCGCCCGAGCGAGCTTGAAGCCTTCGTACCGTCCTGGACTATCCACCTACGCGCCGAGCGCAAGACCGCCGGCACTATCAAGACCTACCTCGACGGCGTCCGTCCGTACCTGGCCTGGTGTGTCGAGCAGGAGGCGGAGCCGCTGGCTCGCGGGTCGCTCCAGGCATGGACTGCAGAGCTGCTCGACGCCGGCCGGTCGCCGAGCACCGCCAAGACGCGGATGCAGGCGGTCCGGCACTTCACCCGCTGGCTCGCCGAGGAGGGCGAGATCGACGGGAACCCGTTCGATCGGATGCGGCCGCCCAAGGTCGACATGCCCGTCGTGCCGGTGCTCTCCGACGACCAGGTCAGCGCGATGCTCAAGGCCTGCCAGCCGGTCAGGGCGGAGGACCGGACCGGGCTGCCGTCGCTACGCCACCGGCGCGACGAGGCGATCATCCGGCTGATGCACGAGACCGGGCTGCGGGCCAGCGAGTGCCTCAACCTCGAGCTGCCCGACGTCGATCTGGTCAAGGGCCTGGCCATCGTACGCCGGGGCAAGGGCGGCAAGGGGCGCACCGTGCCGTTCGGCGCCCAGACGGCCAAGGCGCTCGACCGATACCTGCGTGTGCGGCGCCTCCACCGGCTCGCTGACGGCCCGCGGCTGTGGCTCGGCGACCGCGGCAAGGAGCTGGCCTACGGCGGCCTGTACTGGGCGCTGGGGGAGCGCGCCAAGCAGGCCGGCATCGACGGCTTTCACCCGCACCAGCTGCGCCACACGTCGGTCGACCGGTGGCTGGCCAAGGGCGGCTCGGAGACGGGCGCCATGGCGATGCACGGCTGGTCGTCGCCCGAGATGCTGCAGCGTTACGGCAAGGCCAACCGCGAGCAGCGGGCGATCGACGAGGCTCGAAAGCTCAACCTCGGCGACCTCTAG
- a CDS encoding DUF4145 domain-containing protein, whose product MGFVETEQRDISWMRCVTCLRGFVRNGSTISPATRPKRTPSNLPADDALVWEEVRTCLGAGAYMAAVMLCRKLLLHIAVENGLPEENVKGFGPGFKQCVQHLETAGVITKQMLDWVEPIKDIGNTATHKIKAITQAEAEQVATFTEQLLVLAYELRAATPVSPARDDDEPDGARALQA is encoded by the coding sequence GTGGGTTTCGTCGAGACCGAACAGCGCGACATCTCGTGGATGCGCTGCGTCACCTGTCTTCGAGGATTCGTCCGCAACGGTTCGACGATCAGCCCGGCCACTCGGCCGAAGCGCACGCCGTCCAACCTCCCTGCGGATGACGCGCTGGTGTGGGAGGAAGTTCGAACCTGCCTGGGCGCTGGCGCCTACATGGCTGCCGTCATGCTCTGTCGGAAGTTGCTGCTCCATATCGCAGTCGAGAACGGGCTCCCGGAGGAGAACGTCAAGGGCTTCGGCCCCGGTTTCAAGCAGTGCGTCCAGCACCTCGAGACGGCGGGCGTCATCACGAAGCAGATGCTCGACTGGGTGGAGCCGATCAAGGACATCGGCAACACCGCCACGCACAAGATCAAGGCGATCACGCAGGCTGAGGCGGAGCAGGTCGCGACTTTCACAGAACAGTTGCTCGTGCTCGCCTACGAACTGCGGGCAGCAACTCCCGTTTCGCCGGCTCGCGACGACGACGAACCTGACGGCGCCAGGGCCCTGCAGGCCTGA
- a CDS encoding carbon starvation CstA family protein, with amino-acid sequence MATTTPVRRPGGPGRRMTPAGIAIWGGIAVVGAVCWTVLALSRGEEVSALWILFAALASYAIAYRFYARFIADRVLEVDDTRATPAERLENGQDFDVTDRRVLFGHHFAAIAGAGPLVGPVLAAQMGYLPGTIWIIVGVILAGAVQDMMVLFFSMRRDGKSLGQMVREEIGTIGGIAALVAVFAIMIIILAVLALVVVNALAESPWGVFSIGLTIPIALFMGFYLRYLRPGRVSETTAIGVALLLLAIIVGGWIDDTGLGDSLTLSHETLTICLIVYGFVASVLPVWMLLTPRDYLSTFMKVGVIALLAVGLVLARPVLANDDVTSFALHGDGPVFAGKLFPFVFITIACGALSGFHALISSGTTPKMIAKESHVRMIGYGGMLMESFVAISALIAACVIDQGLYFAINSPAGATGGTASSAAQFVGSLGFTLSPDTLTQAAAAVQEPTLVSRTGGAPTLAVGISQIFTDAFGGGLAAFWYHFAIMFEALFILTAVDAGTRVGRFMLQDTIGNLWPRYADTSWRPAAWSASALVVAAWGYMLYVGVTDPLGGINQLFPLFGISNQLLAAIALCVCVTLMLKHGKARWVWVPLVPLVWDLVTTMTASWQKVFSDNPAIGYFAQADRYRDARDAGQVLAPAKDAGQMDQVITNSMTNGILQLTFAVLVVVVVANAVVVWVRALRAGGLPTTEVPAVPSRIVAPADFFATAEERAAVREWEESRLTRTGSHS; translated from the coding sequence ATGGCAACCACGACACCTGTACGACGTCCCGGTGGCCCAGGCCGCCGGATGACACCTGCTGGCATCGCGATCTGGGGCGGCATCGCCGTCGTGGGCGCGGTCTGCTGGACGGTGCTGGCCCTGTCCCGCGGCGAGGAGGTGTCGGCGCTGTGGATCCTGTTCGCCGCGCTGGCGTCGTACGCGATCGCGTACCGGTTCTACGCCCGGTTCATCGCCGACCGGGTGCTCGAGGTCGACGACACGCGCGCCACCCCGGCCGAGCGGCTGGAGAACGGCCAGGACTTCGACGTCACCGACCGGCGCGTGCTGTTCGGCCACCACTTCGCCGCGATCGCCGGGGCGGGGCCGCTCGTGGGGCCGGTGCTGGCCGCGCAGATGGGCTACCTGCCCGGCACCATCTGGATCATCGTGGGCGTCATCCTGGCGGGCGCCGTCCAGGACATGATGGTGCTGTTCTTCTCCATGCGCCGCGACGGCAAGAGCCTGGGCCAGATGGTGCGCGAGGAGATCGGCACGATCGGCGGCATCGCCGCCCTCGTGGCCGTTTTCGCGATCATGATCATCATCCTGGCCGTGCTTGCGCTGGTGGTGGTCAACGCCCTCGCCGAGTCGCCCTGGGGCGTGTTCTCGATCGGCCTCACCATCCCGATCGCCCTCTTCATGGGCTTCTACCTGCGCTACCTGCGGCCCGGCCGGGTCTCGGAGACCACCGCGATCGGCGTCGCGCTGCTGCTGCTCGCCATCATCGTCGGCGGCTGGATCGACGACACGGGCCTCGGCGACAGCCTGACCCTCTCCCACGAGACGCTGACCATCTGCCTGATCGTCTACGGCTTCGTGGCCTCCGTCCTCCCCGTGTGGATGCTGCTGACGCCGCGCGACTACCTGTCGACGTTCATGAAGGTCGGCGTCATCGCCCTGCTCGCGGTCGGGCTGGTCCTGGCCCGTCCGGTGCTCGCCAACGACGACGTCACGAGCTTCGCACTGCACGGTGACGGGCCGGTGTTCGCCGGCAAGCTGTTCCCGTTCGTGTTCATCACCATCGCCTGCGGCGCACTGTCGGGCTTCCACGCGCTCATCTCGTCGGGAACGACCCCGAAGATGATCGCCAAGGAGAGCCACGTCCGGATGATCGGGTACGGCGGCATGCTGATGGAGTCCTTCGTCGCGATCAGCGCGCTGATCGCGGCGTGCGTGATCGACCAGGGGCTCTACTTCGCGATCAACAGCCCCGCGGGCGCCACGGGCGGCACCGCCTCCAGCGCCGCGCAGTTCGTGGGCTCGCTCGGCTTCACCCTCTCCCCCGACACGCTCACCCAGGCCGCGGCGGCCGTGCAGGAGCCGACCCTGGTCTCGCGGACCGGAGGCGCACCGACGCTGGCCGTGGGCATCTCGCAGATCTTCACCGACGCGTTCGGCGGTGGGCTCGCGGCCTTCTGGTACCACTTCGCGATCATGTTCGAGGCCCTGTTCATCCTCACCGCGGTCGACGCCGGCACCCGCGTGGGCCGGTTCATGCTGCAGGACACCATCGGCAACCTGTGGCCGCGGTACGCCGACACCTCCTGGCGTCCCGCGGCGTGGTCGGCGAGTGCGCTCGTCGTCGCTGCCTGGGGATACATGCTCTACGTCGGCGTCACCGACCCCCTCGGCGGGATCAACCAGCTGTTCCCGCTGTTCGGCATCTCCAACCAGCTGCTCGCCGCGATCGCGCTGTGCGTGTGCGTGACCCTGATGCTCAAGCACGGCAAGGCACGCTGGGTGTGGGTGCCGCTCGTGCCGCTCGTCTGGGACCTGGTGACGACGATGACCGCCAGCTGGCAGAAGGTCTTCTCCGACAACCCGGCGATCGGCTACTTCGCCCAGGCCGACCGCTACCGCGACGCTCGCGACGCCGGCCAGGTCCTGGCCCCCGCGAAGGACGCCGGGCAGATGGACCAGGTCATCACCAACTCGATGACCAACGGCATCTTGCAGCTGACCTTCGCGGTCCTCGTGGTGGTGGTCGTGGCCAACGCCGTCGTGGTCTGGGTCCGTGCCCTGCGGGCCGGCGGCCTGCCGACCACCGAGGTGCCCGCCGTACCGTCCCGGATCGTGGCCCCGGCCGACTTCTTCGCGACCGCGGAGGAGAGGGCCGCCGTCCGCGAGTGGGAGGAGTCGCGCCTGACCCGGACCGGGAGCCACTCGTGA
- a CDS encoding [protein-PII] uridylyltransferase — protein MTAAERAARTEAADALCLGAYDAAGGPDTGVAMVAVGGYGRGELAPYSDLDVVLVADEGVDEELWRELAGRVWYPLWDSGEKLDHAVRSLPEMLSAAEGDVRVASGLLDVRHVAGDHSLALRLRTTTLTHWRRQARERLPELRELVRSRHRLVGELAHLSLPDLKEAEGGLRDATVLKSLTATWLVDVPAADLERCRQQLLDVRDLLHDAAGRASDRIAPEHWAPLAEGLELPDEAAAQRYVRELGRRVTHLSRLAWRRTDDALRRTPAARPRRPELERVAPGIALSRGEIVLEAGTKPAADPVLLLRAAAEAAVRDVVLAPPTAARLVRECPPLPEPWPDEARQQLVRLLAAGPGLLPVWETLDETGALDRILPEWERIRLLPHASAIHRFTVDRHVVETCVEAAALIRDVSRPDVLVVAALLHDIGKGELTEHSIAGAPIARAIATRMGFGPHEVDLIAQLVRWHLLLADIATTRDPDDPATIDALLEHVDSLDALALLTALSEADAKAASPKAWSSWRAGLVLDLSRRARTALERGSAPPAFTVEEIPVPAGVVDGDVSIVVEPVVDGSRITVVALDRVGLLADVAAVFALRRVTVRAARLWAQGEYAVSVWDVAEAGLDPRALGDQLDAITSRRVDAVARLAARHVTGDLDPAVVVRPEASDHATVIEVRAADRLGVVHVVSAALAALDMTVRSAHISTLGPQAVDVFYVQEVAAGALSETRAAEAARAVRKAISSS, from the coding sequence ATGACCGCAGCCGAGCGGGCCGCCCGGACCGAGGCGGCCGACGCCCTCTGCCTCGGCGCCTACGACGCCGCGGGCGGCCCCGACACGGGCGTGGCCATGGTGGCGGTCGGTGGCTACGGGCGGGGCGAGCTGGCGCCGTACTCCGACCTCGACGTGGTCCTGGTGGCCGACGAGGGCGTCGACGAGGAGCTCTGGCGCGAGCTGGCGGGCCGGGTCTGGTACCCGCTGTGGGACTCGGGCGAGAAGCTCGACCACGCGGTCCGCTCCCTGCCCGAGATGCTGTCGGCGGCGGAGGGCGACGTCCGGGTGGCGTCCGGGCTGCTCGACGTACGCCACGTCGCCGGCGACCACAGCCTGGCGCTGCGACTGCGCACGACCACGCTGACCCACTGGCGCCGGCAGGCCCGCGAGCGGCTGCCCGAGCTGCGCGAGCTGGTCCGCAGCCGGCACCGGCTGGTCGGTGAGCTCGCGCACCTGTCGCTGCCCGACCTCAAGGAGGCGGAGGGCGGGCTGCGCGACGCGACGGTGCTCAAGAGCCTCACCGCGACCTGGCTGGTCGACGTACCGGCCGCGGACCTCGAGCGCTGCCGCCAGCAGCTCCTCGACGTGCGCGACCTGCTCCACGACGCCGCGGGCCGCGCCTCGGACCGGATCGCCCCGGAGCACTGGGCGCCGCTCGCCGAGGGCCTGGAGCTGCCCGACGAGGCGGCGGCCCAGCGCTACGTGCGCGAGCTCGGCCGTCGGGTGACCCACCTGTCACGGCTGGCGTGGCGGCGTACCGACGACGCCCTGCGCCGTACGCCGGCCGCCCGGCCCCGGCGCCCCGAGCTGGAGCGGGTGGCTCCGGGCATCGCGCTGTCGCGCGGTGAGATCGTGCTCGAGGCGGGCACGAAGCCGGCTGCCGACCCGGTCCTGCTGCTGCGCGCGGCGGCCGAGGCGGCGGTGCGCGACGTCGTCCTCGCCCCGCCGACCGCGGCCCGGCTGGTCCGCGAGTGCCCGCCGCTGCCGGAGCCGTGGCCCGACGAGGCCCGCCAGCAGCTGGTGCGGCTGCTCGCCGCCGGGCCCGGCCTGCTGCCGGTGTGGGAGACGCTCGACGAGACCGGCGCGCTGGACCGGATCCTGCCCGAGTGGGAGCGGATCCGACTGCTGCCGCACGCCTCGGCCATCCACCGCTTCACCGTCGACCGGCACGTCGTCGAGACCTGTGTCGAGGCGGCCGCGCTGATCCGCGACGTCTCGCGACCCGATGTGCTCGTCGTGGCTGCGCTGCTGCACGACATCGGCAAGGGCGAGCTCACCGAGCACAGCATCGCCGGCGCTCCCATCGCCCGGGCGATCGCGACCCGGATGGGCTTCGGCCCGCACGAGGTCGACCTGATCGCCCAGCTGGTCCGCTGGCACCTGCTGCTCGCCGACATCGCCACCACCCGCGACCCCGACGACCCGGCGACCATCGACGCGCTGCTCGAGCACGTCGACAGCCTCGACGCGCTGGCGCTGCTGACCGCGCTGAGTGAGGCCGACGCCAAGGCCGCCTCACCGAAGGCCTGGTCGTCGTGGCGGGCCGGGCTGGTGCTCGACCTGTCCCGGCGGGCCCGCACGGCGCTGGAGCGGGGGAGTGCGCCGCCGGCGTTCACCGTCGAGGAGATCCCGGTCCCGGCCGGGGTGGTCGACGGCGACGTGTCGATCGTGGTGGAGCCGGTCGTCGACGGGTCGCGGATCACCGTGGTGGCCCTCGACCGGGTCGGCCTGCTCGCCGACGTGGCCGCGGTGTTCGCTCTGCGGCGGGTCACGGTGCGGGCGGCGCGACTGTGGGCGCAGGGCGAGTACGCCGTGTCGGTCTGGGACGTCGCCGAGGCGGGCCTCGACCCACGGGCGCTGGGCGACCAGCTGGACGCGATCACCTCGCGCCGGGTGGACGCCGTCGCCCGGCTCGCGGCACGACACGTCACGGGGGACCTCGACCCGGCGGTCGTCGTACGACCGGAGGCGAGCGACCACGCGACCGTCATCGAGGTCCGCGCCGCCGACCGCCTCGGGGTCGTGCACGTCGTCAGCGCGGCGCTGGCCGCGCTCGACATGACGGTCCGCTCGGCCCACATCTCCACGCTGGGCCCGCAGGCGGTGGACGTGTTCTACGTCCAGGAGGTCGCGGCGGGAGCGCTCTCCGAGACGCGGGCGGCCGAGGCCGCCCGCGCCGTTCGGAAGGCGATCAGCTCGAGCTGA